Proteins encoded together in one Chitinophaga sp. LS1 window:
- a CDS encoding LuxR C-terminal-related transcriptional regulator has product MKNKYLKGAHLSERKFKEILRLFAEDLTATQIASISGVSRVTVNSYLKKIRQQIARHCESLLPTDPLRSTTTERKAVPATQDSDSPVPVKTDVSRNIKPVVFGIYRASDRLHTEILPDVSRSMIHSVVRSNRSILETQAAADKIRRFSNVADLGQYRLYNLENEGTNNASEDVDAFWGLTKHRLAKFKGLNRSTVYLHLKECEFRYNNRNEDIYETLLELLKTQPLSLS; this is encoded by the coding sequence ATGAAAAACAAATACTTAAAGGGCGCTCATTTATCTGAGCGTAAATTTAAGGAGATACTACGGCTATTTGCCGAGGATCTCACGGCCACTCAGATTGCCAGCATAAGTGGAGTAAGTCGGGTTACTGTTAACAGTTATCTTAAGAAAATCAGACAACAGATAGCCCGGCATTGTGAATCTTTATTGCCAACCGACCCCTTACGTTCAACTACTACTGAACGGAAAGCAGTCCCAGCCACTCAAGACTCCGACTCCCCAGTTCCCGTAAAAACAGATGTCAGCCGGAATATCAAGCCAGTTGTCTTTGGTATCTATCGCGCATCTGACCGTCTGCATACTGAGATTTTGCCCGATGTAAGCCGTTCCATGATTCATTCTGTAGTCAGGAGTAACCGATCAATATTGGAGACCCAGGCTGCAGCAGACAAGATCCGGCGTTTCAGCAATGTCGCTGATCTGGGGCAATACAGGCTTTACAATCTTGAAAATGAGGGAACCAACAATGCCTCCGAGGATGTAGATGCATTCTGGGGGCTAACCAAGCATCGTCTGGCCAAATTCAAGGGTCTGAACCGCAGCACGGTATATCTTCACCTGAAGGAATGTGAGTTCCGGTACAATAACAGGAATGAGGATATCTATGAAACGCTGTTGGAATTGTTGAAGACACAACCACTTAGCCTGTCGTAA
- a CDS encoding LutC/YkgG family protein, with the protein MKVSPAKENILKRVRNALSQSVQLPFPNSEGNNSVFVKEHEGLEMKFAEEFARLQGKFVFCTSKAELLENLQALAATREWSDIICQTPSLIKDLQLNQLSGLNKGDMHSASAAITDCEMLVARTGTIVLSAAQPSGRALSVYTPVHLVIAYTHQLVFDLKDAIVRMKEKYQGDLPSSIHFASGPSRTADIEKTLVVGIHGPKEVYVFLVDE; encoded by the coding sequence ATGAAAGTATCTCCTGCCAAGGAAAATATTCTCAAAAGAGTAAGAAATGCATTAAGCCAGTCGGTACAGTTGCCCTTCCCTAACTCGGAGGGCAACAACTCCGTATTCGTGAAGGAACATGAAGGACTGGAAATGAAATTTGCAGAAGAATTTGCCCGCTTGCAGGGCAAATTCGTTTTTTGTACCAGTAAGGCCGAACTGCTGGAAAACCTGCAGGCACTGGCCGCCACCAGGGAATGGTCAGATATCATCTGCCAGACCCCGTCACTGATCAAAGATCTGCAGCTGAATCAACTGTCAGGCCTCAACAAAGGTGATATGCACTCTGCCAGCGCAGCCATTACTGACTGCGAAATGCTGGTGGCCCGCACAGGTACTATCGTACTTAGCGCAGCACAGCCTTCAGGAAGAGCACTATCAGTATATACACCCGTACATTTGGTGATCGCATATACTCATCAGCTGGTGTTTGACCTGAAAGATGCCATCGTAAGAATGAAAGAGAAATATCAGGGAGACCTTCCCTCCTCTATTCACTTTGCCTCTGGTCCAAGCCGCACGGCAGACATTGAGAAAACACTGGTAGTAGGTATACATGGTCCGAAAGAAGTGTATGTATTTCTGGTAGATGAATAA
- the ftsH gene encoding ATP-dependent zinc metalloprotease FtsH encodes MERGNNFNKGSDKSPKKGPKFNIYWVYAFIGIALLAMNWFPFNPPPRDISWQEFQLDYLKPGDVDKLVVVNKKSVEVYIKRDRLNEPKFDKVSKGNLGRVNQGPHYRFTIGSEESFKTDMDKAQANTPLEDQVKVTYEDRQGWFEPFIQLLLPLVLLIGLWILLMRKMGGPAGGSGGPGGIFNIGKSKATLFDKGTRVNITFSDVAGLDEAKVEVMEIVDFLKNPKKYTALGGKIPKGALLVGPPGTGKTLLAKAMAGEAQVPFFSMSGSDFVELFVGVGASRVRDLFKQAREKAPCIIFIDEIDAIGRARGKNVMMSNDERENTLNQLLVEMDGFGTDSGIIILAATNRPDVLDSALLRPGRFDRQISIDKPDLAGREAIFDVHLKPIKTSPILDIKKLASMTPGFAGADIANVCNEAALIAARKGKTEVEMDDFNDAVDRVIGGLEKKNKIISPEEKEIIAYHEAGHAICGWYLEHANPLVKVTIVPRGVAALGYAQYLPKEQYLYNTEQLMDDICMTLGGRAVEDIVFGKVSTGAQNDLQVITRMAYAMVTVYGMNDKVGNVSFYDPNSDQSFTKPYSEETAKMIDEEVRALIEKAYQRTKALLSDKIDNVRVLAGELLKKEVLYQADLERLIGRRPYDVHREHLAANKGLTTDGVHPSDLINPSPATANA; translated from the coding sequence ATGGAAAGAGGCAACAACTTCAACAAGGGGTCAGACAAATCGCCTAAAAAAGGACCAAAGTTCAATATATACTGGGTCTATGCCTTTATAGGTATTGCCCTGCTGGCAATGAACTGGTTTCCCTTTAACCCACCGCCCAGGGATATAAGCTGGCAGGAATTCCAGCTGGATTACCTAAAACCAGGTGATGTAGATAAGCTGGTGGTTGTAAATAAGAAATCAGTAGAGGTTTACATAAAGAGAGACCGTCTTAATGAACCCAAATTTGACAAAGTATCTAAAGGCAACTTGGGGCGTGTAAACCAGGGTCCTCATTACCGTTTTACTATTGGTAGTGAAGAAAGCTTCAAGACTGATATGGACAAGGCACAGGCCAATACCCCACTGGAAGACCAGGTGAAAGTCACCTACGAAGACAGACAGGGTTGGTTTGAACCATTCATTCAATTACTGTTACCATTGGTACTGCTTATTGGCCTCTGGATCCTGCTGATGCGTAAAATGGGTGGACCTGCCGGTGGCAGTGGAGGCCCTGGCGGCATCTTCAATATCGGAAAGTCTAAAGCAACCCTCTTCGACAAAGGTACCCGTGTCAACATCACCTTTAGTGATGTAGCCGGTCTCGACGAAGCGAAGGTGGAAGTAATGGAAATCGTAGACTTCCTGAAGAATCCGAAAAAATACACCGCCCTCGGTGGTAAAATACCAAAGGGTGCACTACTGGTAGGCCCTCCGGGTACTGGTAAGACCCTGCTGGCCAAAGCAATGGCCGGTGAAGCACAGGTACCATTCTTCTCTATGTCCGGTTCTGACTTCGTAGAACTGTTCGTGGGCGTGGGTGCCAGCCGTGTACGTGACCTGTTCAAACAGGCCCGTGAAAAAGCACCATGTATCATCTTCATCGATGAAATTGATGCGATCGGTCGTGCCAGAGGTAAGAATGTAATGATGAGCAACGATGAGCGTGAAAACACCCTCAACCAGCTGCTGGTAGAAATGGATGGTTTCGGTACCGACAGTGGTATCATCATCCTCGCTGCCACCAACCGTCCGGATGTACTGGATAGTGCGCTGCTGCGTCCAGGTCGTTTTGATCGTCAGATCTCTATCGATAAGCCGGATCTGGCTGGTCGTGAAGCGATCTTCGATGTGCATCTGAAACCAATCAAGACTTCTCCAATCCTCGATATCAAGAAACTGGCTTCCATGACTCCGGGTTTTGCCGGCGCCGATATTGCCAACGTATGTAACGAAGCAGCCCTGATCGCTGCGCGTAAAGGCAAGACGGAAGTAGAAATGGATGACTTTAACGATGCCGTTGACAGGGTAATCGGTGGTTTGGAAAAGAAAAACAAGATCATCTCTCCTGAAGAAAAAGAGATTATCGCATACCATGAAGCTGGTCACGCTATTTGTGGCTGGTACCTGGAGCATGCTAATCCGCTGGTGAAAGTAACAATCGTTCCCCGTGGTGTAGCTGCACTTGGATATGCACAATACTTACCGAAAGAACAATACCTCTATAACACCGAACAGCTGATGGACGATATCTGTATGACCCTGGGTGGCCGCGCAGTAGAAGACATCGTATTCGGTAAAGTATCAACCGGTGCCCAGAATGACCTGCAGGTGATCACCCGTATGGCCTATGCAATGGTAACCGTGTATGGTATGAACGATAAAGTTGGTAACGTATCCTTCTACGATCCGAACAGTGATCAGTCTTTCACCAAGCCTTACTCTGAAGAGACAGCAAAAATGATTGACGAAGAAGTACGTGCCCTGATCGAAAAAGCTTACCAGCGTACCAAAGCGCTATTGTCTGATAAGATCGACAATGTAAGAGTGCTGGCTGGTGAACTGCTTAAAAAAGAAGTATTATACCAGGCAGATCTGGAAAGACTGATCGGCAGACGTCCTTACGATGTACACAGAGAACACCTGGCAGCCAACAAAGGTCTGACTACTGACGGTGTGCATCCTAGTGATCTGATCAATCCTTCACCAGCTACTGCTAATGCGTAA
- a CDS encoding biotin--[acetyl-CoA-carboxylase] ligase → MTGQPFYILDSVDSTNNYAMEQVNTGLVTSGTAWFAMEQTAGKGQRGKQWSSHKGENIALTIALQPTMLPLSRQFLLSAAVALGAADFFAKYAGDETAIKWSNDIYWRDRKAAGILIENVLRGNTWQYAITGIGFNINQASFPSHLPNPVSLKQITGKNWDSVELAQDLCTFLHKRFEQLHPAYYNDLLEEYKSKLVRMNKPGLYRKDGEIFEGIIRDVLPDGKLCLEKAGNILTLGFGEIEFIFPK, encoded by the coding sequence ATGACAGGACAGCCTTTTTATATCTTAGATTCAGTAGACAGCACCAATAACTATGCCATGGAGCAGGTAAATACAGGCCTGGTGACATCCGGTACAGCCTGGTTTGCAATGGAACAAACTGCGGGAAAAGGACAGCGTGGAAAGCAATGGTCATCGCACAAAGGTGAAAACATCGCTTTGACGATAGCGCTACAACCCACTATGCTACCACTTTCCAGGCAGTTTTTGCTGAGTGCGGCAGTAGCGCTCGGTGCTGCTGATTTCTTTGCAAAATATGCTGGTGATGAGACAGCTATTAAATGGAGTAATGATATTTATTGGCGTGACAGAAAGGCAGCAGGCATTTTGATCGAAAATGTACTGCGTGGCAATACATGGCAATATGCCATAACAGGTATCGGGTTCAACATCAATCAGGCTTCTTTCCCGTCACATTTACCGAATCCGGTGTCACTCAAACAAATAACCGGGAAGAATTGGGATTCAGTGGAGTTAGCACAGGATCTGTGTACGTTTCTGCACAAGAGATTTGAACAATTACATCCTGCTTATTATAATGATTTGCTGGAAGAATATAAGAGCAAACTGGTGCGTATGAACAAACCCGGCCTATATCGTAAGGATGGGGAGATTTTCGAAGGCATCATCAGGGATGTACTGCCAGATGGAAAATTATGCCTTGAAAAAGCAGGAAATATTTTAACGCTCGGATTTGGGGAGATCGAATTTATTTTTCCTAAGTGA
- a CDS encoding UDP-2,3-diacylglucosamine diphosphatase, with amino-acid sequence MHHHIQLPAGKRVYFASDFHLGAPDMVRSRDRERKIVAWLNEVSKDAGHIFLVGDIFDFWFEYKEVIPKGYTRLLGKLAELRDNGIGISVFIGNHDMWMNGYFEDELDIPVYYEPQTYDIAGKQFYIGHGDGLGPGDHGYKMLKKVFRNPVCRWLFSLIHPSWGIGLANYFSRKSRTATGGEHEEKFLGEENEWLAVYSKDILKTTHYDYFIYGHRHLPLDLEVGPNSHYINLGDWLRYFTYAEFDGTTTTLKYVNQESRAK; translated from the coding sequence ATGCATCATCACATTCAACTTCCGGCTGGCAAACGTGTTTATTTCGCTTCAGACTTTCACCTGGGTGCACCAGATATGGTACGCAGCAGGGATCGGGAGCGTAAGATCGTAGCATGGTTGAATGAAGTGTCTAAGGATGCTGGCCATATCTTTCTCGTAGGCGATATCTTCGATTTCTGGTTTGAGTACAAGGAGGTGATTCCTAAAGGCTATACCCGCCTGTTGGGGAAGCTGGCAGAACTGCGTGACAACGGTATTGGCATCTCAGTATTCATTGGAAATCATGATATGTGGATGAATGGCTATTTCGAAGATGAACTGGATATTCCGGTATATTACGAACCACAGACTTACGACATTGCTGGCAAGCAATTTTACATTGGTCATGGAGATGGTTTAGGCCCCGGCGATCATGGTTACAAGATGCTAAAAAAGGTGTTCCGTAATCCTGTGTGCCGTTGGTTATTTTCCCTTATTCATCCATCATGGGGTATTGGACTCGCTAACTACTTCAGCCGTAAAAGCCGCACGGCTACCGGCGGAGAGCATGAAGAAAAATTCCTTGGAGAAGAGAATGAGTGGCTGGCAGTATACAGCAAAGACATTTTAAAAACGACCCACTACGACTACTTTATATACGGTCATCGTCACCTGCCTTTAGATCTGGAGGTAGGCCCCAACAGTCACTATATCAACCTGGGTGACTGGCTGCGTTACTTCACGTATGCGGAGTTCGATGGTACGACCACTACCCTGAAGTATGTTAATCAAGAATCTCGTGCAAAATAG
- the rsfS gene encoding ribosome silencing factor, with protein sequence MAPLTVLSTRKKALTRLSRESEIFSTIIKAIQEKKGENIVSLDLRQIPEAVADFFVICEANSNTQVRAIADFVEDQVQKHTGETPYKHEGFTAQQWILVDYVNVVVHVFQPETRQFYGLEDMWSDAERMEHNETN encoded by the coding sequence TTGGCACCCTTAACCGTTCTGAGTACGAGAAAGAAAGCGCTTACGCGCCTGAGTAGAGAAAGCGAGATTTTTTCCACCATCATCAAGGCCATCCAGGAAAAAAAGGGAGAAAACATAGTTTCCCTGGATCTGCGCCAGATTCCTGAAGCTGTGGCTGATTTCTTTGTTATATGTGAGGCTAACTCCAACACACAGGTGCGGGCTATTGCTGACTTCGTGGAAGATCAGGTGCAAAAGCATACAGGAGAAACCCCTTACAAACATGAGGGCTTTACCGCACAACAATGGATTCTTGTAGATTATGTGAATGTTGTGGTGCATGTATTCCAACCGGAAACCAGACAATTTTATGGTCTGGAAGATATGTGGAGTGATGCCGAACGAATGGAGCATAATGAGACTAACTAA
- the recO gene encoding DNA repair protein RecO, which translates to MLHKTRGIVLRTVKYGETSAIVTIFTELFGIQSYMVNGVRSSKPAAKGNLFQPGNILELVVYHYEQKTIQRISEFKLGYICTSLHFNIVKNTVALYLIELLQKSLKQPEQHLELYYFAETALAALDQAPLNVAANIPLYFTLKLAEQLGFRLNGRYSEYAPFLDLQEGSFTDLPPHHNNYLDAANSEITDRLFQCQAWEQLGEIVMNKDKRRRLLYAYLDFFKLHMPDFQEMNSPPILHEILD; encoded by the coding sequence ATGTTACACAAAACACGTGGTATAGTCCTCAGAACGGTTAAGTATGGCGAAACCAGCGCCATTGTGACCATCTTCACAGAGCTGTTCGGTATCCAGTCTTATATGGTCAATGGCGTTCGCTCTTCGAAGCCTGCAGCCAAAGGCAACCTGTTTCAGCCAGGTAATATACTTGAACTTGTGGTGTATCATTATGAGCAGAAAACCATTCAGCGTATTTCTGAATTTAAGCTGGGCTATATCTGCACTTCTCTGCACTTCAATATCGTAAAGAATACTGTTGCGCTCTATCTCATAGAACTATTACAAAAAAGTCTGAAGCAACCGGAACAACACCTGGAGCTTTATTACTTTGCCGAAACTGCACTGGCGGCACTCGATCAGGCACCATTGAATGTTGCAGCAAATATACCTTTGTATTTTACTTTGAAACTGGCAGAACAACTGGGTTTCCGCCTGAATGGAAGGTATTCTGAATATGCCCCGTTCCTCGATTTACAGGAAGGCTCATTTACAGATCTGCCTCCACACCATAACAACTATCTGGATGCTGCGAATAGTGAAATTACAGACAGGCTATTCCAATGCCAGGCATGGGAACAACTGGGTGAAATAGTGATGAATAAAGATAAAAGAAGACGATTGCTGTATGCTTACCTGGACTTCTTCAAGCTACATATGCCTGACTTCCAGGAGATGAATTCTCCACCTATTTTGCACGAGATTCTTGATTAA
- a CDS encoding two-component regulator propeller domain-containing protein — MYRFLLSLYLLCLGPLLLSAQTLIGQWQSWLPSLPAISVAMQGDKVYYATSSGLFSLTTGAEQDITRYSKVNGLHDIGISTICSNENGVLIAYRNSNLDLLSGSNSYNLPDLQRKQTAEDKTIYRIYAGGTNTYLCTGLGVVVVNTTVPEIAATYAIGSVYGFTMLNNQLYAATSAGVKTAPLTGSNPSDYRNWSMVGQLTDTVDNIVSYNGQLICQQHQSLYILNNGAWIPYYSGATNIAVQGDYLTVSNDTSIVYIGKDGNAGTPIQNALLKAIRQTTGNNQYTWVADSLYGLLQYDGQEFSAISLNGPASILTGQLLFYNNTLYAPAGGVSDSWVANNNAGVYYTYNSSGEWHQYTDNLHDIITMAPDPTGDGMYAGSFGGGLIHIAADGTRTYALQGQKISGLTNDASGNLWIAVYGATYNLVCKKPDGTYLTFRSTYAQSGNAISQLVADEAGQIWIVSPQSNGLFVYNTLTNEWKQFRQGSGQGNLPSNDVYCIAKDKNGSLWVGTGTGIGVIGCSTCDAVWPIIQQDNFAGYLFQDEQVTAIAVDGANRKWVGTHNGVWLVSEDGTSIEENFTASNSPLPGNQIYSITIHPTTGEVYFATDQGLMSYRGTATEGKTMSKDSVLVFPNPVPHDYSGNIAINGLTENTLVKITDINGRVVYQTRSKGGLALWSGLDYTGHRPQTGVYLVFASSATTGEHLVTKIVFIN; from the coding sequence ATGTACCGGTTTCTGCTCTCCCTGTATCTTTTGTGCCTCGGTCCGCTGCTGCTATCAGCACAAACCCTTATCGGACAATGGCAGTCATGGTTACCCTCCCTGCCAGCTATCTCTGTAGCCATGCAAGGAGACAAGGTATATTACGCCACCAGTTCCGGGTTGTTTTCCCTGACCACTGGCGCCGAACAGGACATTACCAGGTATAGTAAAGTGAATGGTCTCCACGATATTGGCATCAGCACCATCTGTAGCAATGAAAACGGGGTACTGATCGCTTACCGCAACAGCAACCTCGACCTTTTGAGTGGAAGCAACAGCTATAACCTGCCCGATTTACAACGCAAACAAACCGCTGAGGATAAGACGATCTACCGTATTTATGCAGGTGGTACTAATACCTACCTGTGCACTGGATTGGGGGTAGTGGTGGTGAATACGACAGTACCCGAAATAGCGGCGACGTATGCCATCGGTTCTGTATATGGTTTTACCATGCTGAATAATCAATTGTATGCCGCTACATCTGCAGGGGTGAAGACTGCTCCATTGACTGGCAGTAACCCTTCCGATTACAGAAACTGGTCTATGGTAGGGCAGTTGACAGATACAGTGGATAATATTGTTTCTTATAATGGGCAGTTGATCTGTCAGCAGCATCAAAGTCTTTATATTTTGAATAACGGAGCATGGATACCCTACTACTCAGGTGCTACAAACATCGCTGTACAGGGTGACTACCTTACCGTTTCCAATGATACCAGTATTGTATATATAGGAAAAGACGGGAATGCCGGCACCCCCATTCAAAATGCGTTATTAAAAGCGATCCGCCAAACGACGGGGAATAACCAGTATACCTGGGTGGCCGACTCCCTGTACGGGTTGCTGCAATATGATGGTCAGGAGTTCTCTGCCATCAGCCTCAATGGCCCGGCCAGTATACTTACAGGGCAGCTGCTGTTTTACAACAATACCCTATACGCCCCTGCTGGTGGCGTTTCTGATAGCTGGGTAGCTAATAATAACGCCGGCGTTTACTATACTTATAATAGCAGCGGGGAATGGCATCAATATACCGATAACCTTCATGACATTATCACCATGGCTCCAGATCCTACAGGAGATGGGATGTATGCCGGCTCCTTTGGGGGAGGTCTGATACATATAGCCGCCGACGGTACCCGTACCTATGCCCTGCAAGGACAAAAAATCAGTGGTCTTACCAACGATGCCTCCGGCAATCTCTGGATAGCCGTTTATGGCGCTACCTACAACCTGGTATGTAAAAAACCAGATGGTACCTACCTTACTTTTCGCAGTACTTATGCACAAAGTGGCAATGCCATCAGCCAACTGGTCGCTGACGAAGCCGGGCAAATATGGATCGTATCTCCACAGAGCAACGGCCTTTTTGTATACAACACACTCACTAACGAATGGAAACAATTCAGACAGGGGAGTGGTCAGGGCAACCTGCCATCCAACGATGTATACTGTATAGCAAAAGATAAGAATGGTAGTCTCTGGGTGGGAACAGGCACCGGTATCGGCGTGATAGGATGTAGCACCTGCGATGCCGTCTGGCCGATTATTCAGCAGGACAATTTTGCCGGCTACCTTTTCCAGGATGAACAGGTGACGGCTATTGCCGTAGATGGCGCCAACCGTAAATGGGTCGGTACGCACAACGGTGTATGGCTTGTGAGCGAAGACGGCACCAGCATCGAAGAAAACTTTACTGCCAGCAATAGTCCTCTACCCGGCAACCAAATTTATAGTATCACTATCCATCCTACTACCGGCGAGGTGTATTTTGCTACCGATCAGGGTTTGATGTCGTACAGAGGCACTGCCACCGAAGGCAAAACCATGAGCAAAGATTCCGTACTGGTATTTCCGAACCCTGTGCCACATGACTACAGCGGCAATATTGCCATCAATGGTTTAACTGAAAATACATTAGTGAAGATTACCGATATCAACGGCAGAGTGGTATATCAAACGAGGTCCAAAGGTGGTCTTGCACTATGGAGTGGGCTGGATTATACAGGTCACCGACCTCAGACAGGCGTTTACCTTGTATTTGCTTCCAGTGCTACGACGGGAGAACATCTTGTAACGAAGATAGTGTTTATTAATTAG
- a CDS encoding efflux RND transporter permease subunit: MWQRLAGFVLKFRLPLLIALLAATAVMGYFASKVQLSYESNKAIPTDNPKYQEYLEFTKLFGQDGNMVVLGVQTDSFFNAGFFRDYVKLNEDLKKVPYVENVLSVPVAINLLKNDSTHKLVAQPLFKGNIQDQVVLDSLSNVFHNLPFYKGLLYNPDTHAYLMMISVNKQVMATAGRSKVVNDIMTLGDDFGARHHTQVRMSGLPLIRTIMAVMVAKEMKMFLILSFVLTAFILFVFFRSLGSVLMSMIVVAMGVVWSVATIVLLGYKITLLTALIPPLIVVIGIPNCVYFLNKYHTEFAKDQNKTRALVHMIQRMGIVTLFTNLTAAIGFGVFCFTKSSLLKEFGIVAGLNIMLIFVISFIFLPSVLSYLPAPKVKHTSYMNNRFFRAFLDGLNALVFKYRPVVYIGTAVMVIVAVTGMLRLKSEGFMLDDVPKEDRLYTDLKFFEHNFKGIMPLEIAVDTKKKNGVINLQTLDKLDQLSKLVTSQPDFAQPLSVVQGIKFAKQAYYNGDSTNYAVPNSFDIGFLAPYLRMKNTGNASKEAAMFTKLVSNFMDSSRQVARVSVNMADVGSRRLPILLDSLKPRVNEIFDTAHYQVTYTGSTVIFLEGSRFIIDGLMESILLAFILIIFCMLYLFRSFKMLIISLIPNIIPLALTAGVMGWAGVPLKPSTVLVFSVALGIAIDVTIRFLVNFKQELPHHNLDISATVKQTIHETGLSIVYTSLILFAGFMIFAFSQFGGTKALGWLTSLTLILAMITNLTILPALLLWMEKGLIKKAQKKQLWNTLDDEEDVDMSKLGLKDREQGEK; this comes from the coding sequence ATGTGGCAACGCTTAGCGGGTTTCGTACTAAAATTCAGGCTCCCACTGCTGATAGCATTATTAGCAGCTACCGCAGTAATGGGATATTTCGCCAGCAAGGTCCAGTTATCTTATGAGTCAAACAAAGCCATTCCTACTGACAATCCGAAGTACCAGGAATACCTGGAATTCACAAAACTCTTTGGTCAGGATGGAAACATGGTCGTATTGGGCGTTCAGACTGACAGTTTCTTTAATGCCGGATTTTTCAGAGACTACGTAAAGCTCAATGAAGACCTCAAGAAGGTGCCTTATGTAGAGAATGTACTGAGTGTACCAGTTGCCATCAATCTGTTGAAGAACGACAGTACGCACAAACTTGTCGCACAGCCTTTATTCAAAGGTAATATTCAGGACCAGGTGGTGCTGGATAGTCTGAGTAATGTATTTCATAACCTTCCTTTTTACAAAGGGCTGTTGTACAATCCTGATACACACGCTTATCTCATGATGATCAGTGTGAACAAGCAGGTGATGGCTACAGCCGGTCGTTCTAAGGTGGTAAATGACATTATGACGCTGGGCGATGATTTCGGCGCCAGACATCATACACAGGTACGTATGAGTGGTCTGCCACTGATCCGCACAATCATGGCGGTGATGGTAGCAAAAGAGATGAAGATGTTCCTGATCCTGTCATTTGTATTGACAGCATTTATCCTCTTCGTATTCTTTCGTTCATTGGGGTCTGTGCTTATGTCAATGATCGTAGTAGCGATGGGGGTGGTTTGGTCAGTAGCAACGATTGTATTGTTAGGCTACAAGATCACATTGCTTACAGCCCTGATCCCACCGTTGATAGTGGTGATAGGGATACCGAACTGTGTATACTTCCTCAATAAATATCATACAGAATTCGCAAAGGATCAGAACAAAACCAGGGCACTGGTGCACATGATTCAGCGTATGGGTATCGTGACCTTGTTTACGAACCTGACAGCTGCCATTGGTTTCGGTGTGTTCTGCTTTACCAAGAGTTCTTTGCTGAAAGAATTTGGTATCGTAGCAGGTCTGAATATCATGCTGATCTTTGTGATCTCATTTATCTTCCTGCCATCGGTATTGAGCTATTTGCCAGCACCTAAGGTGAAGCATACCAGTTACATGAATAACCGCTTCTTCCGCGCATTTCTTGATGGGCTGAATGCATTGGTATTCAAATACAGACCTGTGGTATACATTGGTACAGCAGTGATGGTGATCGTAGCTGTTACCGGTATGCTTCGTCTGAAATCAGAAGGCTTTATGCTGGACGATGTACCGAAGGAAGACAGGTTGTATACCGATCTCAAATTCTTTGAGCACAATTTCAAGGGTATAATGCCGCTGGAAATAGCTGTAGATACCAAAAAGAAGAATGGTGTAATCAACCTGCAAACGCTGGATAAACTGGATCAGTTGTCTAAACTGGTAACATCACAACCAGACTTTGCACAGCCACTATCGGTAGTGCAGGGTATTAAGTTTGCAAAGCAGGCTTATTACAATGGCGACAGTACTAACTACGCAGTACCTAACTCATTTGATATCGGTTTCCTGGCGCCTTACCTGCGTATGAAGAATACGGGTAATGCTAGCAAGGAAGCAGCAATGTTTACAAAACTGGTTTCCAACTTTATGGATAGCAGCCGTCAGGTAGCAAGGGTGAGTGTAAATATGGCTGACGTAGGTTCCCGTCGTTTACCAATCCTCCTGGATTCACTGAAACCAAGAGTCAATGAAATATTCGATACAGCGCATTACCAGGTGACATATACAGGTAGCACGGTGATTTTCCTGGAAGGTAGTCGTTTCATCATCGATGGATTGATGGAGAGTATTCTGCTGGCCTTTATACTCATCATCTTCTGTATGCTGTATCTGTTCCGTTCATTCAAGATGCTGATCATCTCCCTGATTCCGAATATCATTCCGCTGGCACTGACAGCAGGTGTGATGGGTTGGGCTGGTGTACCGCTCAAGCCATCTACGGTACTGGTGTTCAGTGTGGCGCTGGGTATAGCGATTGATGTAACGATTCGTTTCCTGGTGAACTTCAAGCAGGAGTTACCCCATCATAATCTGGATATCTCTGCGACAGTAAAACAGACTATTCATGAAACAGGTTTGAGTATAGTATACACTTCCCTGATCCTGTTTGCAGGTTTCATGATCTTTGCTTTCTCTCAGTTTGGAGGTACCAAGGCATTGGGTTGGTTGACATCACTGACATTGATACTGGCGATGATTACGAATTTAACAATTTTGCCTGCTTTGTTGTTATGGATGGAGAAAGGGTTGATAAAGAAGGCGCAGAAGAAACAGTTGTGGAATACACTGGATGATGAAGAGGATGTAGATATGTCTAAACTTGGTTTAAAAGACCGCGAGCAAGGCGAAAAATAG